One Baekduia alba genomic window, CCGGACGCTCGTCGCCGACGCGGGCGGGCGCGTCGCGGCCGAGCTCGTCGACCCGCTGCCGCGCGAGGTGCACCTGTTCGGCGCCGAGGGCGGCGCCGCGCGCGCCAAGGGCTATGCCAAGTGGGCGGTGCGCGCCAGCGCCGCCGCGGTCCCGGCGCTCGGCGAGCGGCTGATCACGCTGCACTTCGCGGTGCTCGCCCTCCCGGCCGCCCGGCGCTAAGGCACCAGCACCACCTTGCCGACCGTGCCGCGCGTCTCCAGCGCGGCGTGCGCCGCGGCCGCGTCGGCCAGCGCGAACGGCGGGCCGACGAGCGGGGCGAGCTCGCCGGCGGCGACCGCGCCGAGCGCCAGCGTCTCCAGCCGGCGCAGGCCCCCGGGCCCGTTCATCATGCGCGCGCCGAGCGCGCCCTCGATCGTCAGGCCGCGGCCCGCGATCTCGGCCGTCGTCAGCGGCGTCGGCTCTCCCGAAGACCAGCCGAAGACGATCATCCGGCCGCCGCTGGCCATCAGGTCCAGCGCCGCGCGGCCGGTCGCGCCGCCGACGCCGTCCAGGACGACCGTGACGCCGTTGCCGTCCAGCGCGGCGCGCACGGTGTCGGACCAGTCCGGGGTCGTGTAGTCGAACGCCCAGGTCGCGCCGAGCGCTCTGGCCCGCGCGACCTTGTCCGGACCGCCGGCCAGCGCGACGACCGCGGCGCCCGCGCGCCGCGCCGCCTGGACGAGCAGCGCCCCGATCCCGCCGGCCGCGGCGGGGACGAGCACGGTGTCGGCGTCGGTGAGCTGCGCCACCTCGAGGATGCCGAGCGCGGTGCGCCCGGTGCCGATCGTCGCGACGGCGACCGGCGCGTCGACGTGGTCGGGCAGCGCGTGCAGCGCGCTCGCGGCGACGACCGCGCGCTCGGCGTAGCCGCCGCTGGCCGCGCCGAGGTGGGCGACGACGCGCCGGCCCAGCCACGACGGGTCGACGTCGTCGGCGACCGCGTCGACGGCGCCGGCGACCTCGCGGCCGGGGATCGCCGGCAGGGTGGGGAGCGGGAGCGGACCCATCTGCTCACCCGCGCGCAGGCGGGTGTCGATGAGATGCACGCCGGCGGCCTGCACCGCGATCCGGACCTGCCCGGGCCCGGGTTCGGGCGCCGCGACCTCCTCGTAGCGGAGGTTCTCGGCCGGGCCGAACGCGTGGAGGCGGACGGCGTGCATGGGGAGTGGGGTCATGGCGCTGGATGAAATCGCTTCAAGCGGACTTGAAGTCAAGGGCTTCGCGATAGGTTGCGAGACGTGACCGAGCGCAACGTGGTGGGCGGTCCCCTCGAACCCTGCGGCGTCGAGCCGCTGACCGGCTTCTACCGCGACGGCTGCTGCAACACCGGACAGGAGGATCTGGGCAGCCACACGATCTGCGCGGTCGTGACCTCCGAGTTCCTGGCCCACCAGCAGGGGATCGGCAACGACCTCTCGACGCCGATGCCGCAGTACCGCTTCCCGGGCCTGACGCCGGGCGACCGCTGGTGCGTGACCGCGGTCAACTGGCTGCGCGCCTACCAGGACGGCGCGCCGTCCTACGTCGTCCTCGCCTCCTCGCACGAGCGCGCGCTGGAGGTCGTCCCGATCGAGGCGCTGCGCGAGCACGCCGTCGACGTGCCGACCGACCCGGGGGCGCTCGCCGATTAGGCTGGCGCCCCATGAGCGCCAACGCCGACCTCGTCGCCCGCTTCTACGCCGCCTTCGACGCGCGCGACGGAGCGGCGATGGCCGCCTGCTACACGCCCGACGCCGTGTTCTCCGATCCGGTGTTCGGCGAGCTGCGCGGCGACGAGCCGGGTCGGATGTGGATCATGCTGACCGGGCGGGCGCAGGACCTCGAGATCACGCTCGCCGAGCACGACGCCGACGACGCGACGGGCACCGCGCGCTGGCTCGCGGACTACACGTTCGCCACGACCGGACGCAAGGTCCACAACGACGTGCGGGCGCGGTTCGCCTTCCGCGACGGGCTGATCGCCGAGCACCACGACGCCTTCTCCTTCCATGGCTGGGCCCGCCAGGCCCTCGGTCCCACGGGCCTCGTCCTGGGCTGGACGCCGATGGTGAAGAACAAGGTCCGCGGCCAGGCGCGCGCGGGGCTCAGCGCCGCGCCACGATGACCAGGCGCGTCGCCGTCGCGAACGGCGCGCCGTGCAGGTCGCCGTAGGTGGTGGTCTTCGTGAAGCCGGCCGCTTGGAGCATGTGCACCAGCTCGGTCGCCGTGTAGATCCGCGCCTCGAAGGTGCGGGAGTCGCGGTCGCCGGCCTTGTCGATGAGCGTCTGGGTGGTCTGGGTCACGCCGCCGGTCGGGTCGAACGTGCGCTGCTCGAGCAGCAGGCGGCCTTCGCCGAGCAGCTCCCAGCCCGTGTCGGTGAACGTCCGGACGAGCAGGTCGCGGTGCATGGTCTCGATGACGAGCTTGCCGCCGGGGCGCAGGACGCGGGCGATCTCGCGCAGGACGTTGGTGTCCTCCTCGTCGCCGAGGTAGCCGAGCGAGGTGTACAGGTTGAGCGCGGCGTCGAAGGACGCGTCGGCGAACGGCAGCTCGCGGTAGTCGGCGTCGACGAGCCTGGGCCAGGCGGCGTCGGCGCCGGCGCGGCGGCGCGCCTCCTCCAGCAGCGCGGCCGAGCGGTCGACGCCGGTCACGCGGAAGCCGGCGGCCGCCAGCGGGACGGCGTGGCGGCCGAAGCCGCAGGCGACGTCGAGCAGCTCGCCGCCGTCCGCAGCCGGTCAGCGCCGCGGCGGCCAGCGCTTGCGTTCGCGCCTCGTCACGCGGCTCGGGCCCGGCGTGGACGCGCAGGTAGAACTCGCTGAAGAACGCGTCCCAGGTCGCCTGGGAGCTGGGCGTGCGACCGTCCATGCGCCCTGACCATAGTCTGCGCGTGTGAGCTCGGACGATCGCCAGGACCTCGGCGCGCTCTTCACCACCATCAGCCGGCAGCTGATCGCGGCCGAGAAGCCGCTGCTCGACCGCCACGGGCTGACGATGTGGGGGTACATCGCGCTCACCCACGTGGCCGCGGCGCCAGCCTCCACGCAGCTCGCGCTGGCGCGGGACATCGGCTACGACAAGACGCGGCTGATCGCGCTGCTCGACGCGCTGGAGGCCGAGGGCCTGGTCGAGCGCTCGCCCGATCCCGCCGACCGCCGCGCGCACGTCGTGCGGATCACCGCGAAGGGGACCCGCAAGCATGCCGCGGCGGTGGCCGACATCCGGGCGATGGAGGAGGGCTTCCTGGCCGTCCTGAGCGCGACGGAGCGCCGCGCGGTGCTCGCGGCGCTCCCCAAGCTGCTCGACGCGCCAGCGCCCGCGGCTCCGGCCGGGGCCTAGGCGTCGGCCAGCGCGCCGAAGGAGCGGCTTGCCCACCCCGATCGCCACCGTCGCCGGACCCCTCCGCCACCTGCGCCCGCGCGACGGGAGCGAGCAGACGATCACGAGCGTCGAGCTGTTCTTCGACCTCGTCTACGTCTTCGCGGTCACCCAGCTGTCGCATCTGATCCTCGACGACCTCACCGTCGGCGGCGTTGCGCGCGCGGCGTTCCTGCTGCTCGTCGTGTGGTGGGCGTGGATCTACACGACGTGGATGGTCAACTGGTTCGACCCGGCCTCCGCGGCGGTCCGCGCGGTGCTCGTCGGCGTGATGCTCGCCAGCCTGCTCATGGCCGCCGCGCTGCCGGAGGCGCTGACCGAGCGCGGCTGGCTGTTCGTCGGCGCCTACGTCGTCCTCCAGGTCGGGCGCAACGTGGCGGGCGCGGCGCTGCTGCCGCGCGGCCAGCCGCTGCGCGGGGTGTTCGAGCGCCTGGTGGTCTGGAGCGTCGTCGCCGGCGCGCTCTGGCTGGCGGGCGCGGCGCTGGAGGGCGACGCGCGCCTCATCCTCTGGATCCCGGCGCTGGCGATCGAGCTGGCGGCGCCCGCCGCCGGCTACTGGGTGCCGCGCCTGGGTCGCTCGCTGACGTCGGACTACGACGTCGCGGGCGGCCACTTCGCCGAGCGCTGCCAGGGCTTCATCATCATCGCGTTGGGCGAGTCGATCGTCGTCACCGGCGCGACCGCCGCCGACGCCGGCCTGACCTTCACGGTCGTCGTCTGCCTCGTCGTCGCGTTCCTGGAGACCGCGGCGCTGTGGTGGCTGTACTTCGGCGCGGCGGCCGCGCACTCGCGCGCGGCGATGGCGGCCAGCGACGACCCCGGCCGGCTGGCGCGCGACGCCTACACCTACCTGCACCTGCCGATCGTCGCCGGGATCATCGGCGCGGCGGTGGGCGACGACCTGCTGATCGCCGAGCCCCACGAGGCGCTGCACGGCGTCGGGCTGGCGATGGTCCTCGGCGGCCCGGCGCTGTACCTGCTGGGCGAGAGCCTGTTCCGGCTGCGGATGATCGGATCGACCAACCACAAGCGGTTGGTCGCCGCCGCCGTGCTGGTCGCCCTCGCGCTGATCGGCGGCCACATCAGCGCGCTGGCGCTCAGCGCGATCGTCGCCGCGCTGCTGAGCGCCGTGGCGGTCTGGGAGCTCCGGACGCCGGCGGGCCCGCCGCCGGCGCCGCGCCCGCGCGTGCCCTAGTCCTTGGCGCCGGGCAGCAGGCCCGCGAGGACCAGCTCGGTCCCGCGCAGGTGCTCGGCCATGATCCGGACGGCGCCGTCGGCGTCGCGGGCCCGGATGCGCGTCAGCAGCTGCGCGTGCTGCGCGTTGGCGTGCTCGAGGATCTCCGGCGGGTGCGCGATGTAGGAGATGAGGTCGGTCATCTGGCCCTGGGCCTCGGTCGCCAGCGCGACCAGGCGCACCGAGCGCGTCGCCTCGGCGAGCCCGATGTGGAAGCGCACGTCGGCCTGGCGGTAGGCCGGGAAGTCCTCGGCCATGTCGTCCATCGCGACGACCAGCTCGTCCAGCGGCGCGAGCTCCTCCTCGGTGGCGCGGTCGCTGGCCAACGCGGCGATCCCGAGCTCGACGCCGAGGCGCACGTCGCACGCGTCGTGCCAGGACTCGAGCACCAGGCGCGACGGCGGGTCGGCCGGCGGCGGCCGCTCGGCGACGAACGTCCCGCCGCCGCGGCCGCGCACCGCGTGCAGGTGCCCGGACTGCGCCAGCGCCGTCAGCGCCTGGCGCAGCGTGGAGCGCGAGATCTCCAGGCGCGTGCACAGCTCGCGCTCGGCCGGGAGCCGCGCGCCCGGCGCCAGCAGCCCCAGCTTGATCGCCGTCCCCAGCCGCTCGAGCGTCTCCTCGAAGGCCGTCTGGGAGCGCACCGGCGCGAAGACGGTCTCGAACGACGGCAGGTCGGACGTGGGGATGCTCATCTCAAAGGCGCTCGAAACCGCGTACGCGTTCCCAATCGGTGACGGACGCATCGTATGCGGCCAGCTCCACGTCGGCCATGTTGAGGTAGTGCGCGACGACCTCCTCGCCGAGCGCCGCGCGCGCCAGCGCGCTGTCGGCGAACAGCGCGCGCGCCTCGCGCAGGGTCGTCGGGACGTGCTCGACGTCCTGCGCCGTGTACGCGTTGCCCTCGCACGCCGGCGGCAGCGCTCGCCCGTTCTCGATCCCGTCCAGGCCGGCCGCGATCAGGCCCGCGAGCGCCAGGTACGGGTTGACGTCGCCGCCCGGGAGGCGGCACTCGAAGCGCCGGCCCGGCCCGTGGCCGACGACCCGGAACGCGCAGGTGCGGTTGTCGTTGCCCCACGCGACCGCGGTCGGCGCGAACGAGCCGGCCGCGAAGCGCTTGTAGGAGTTGATGTTGGGCGCCAGCAGGAGCGTCAGCTCGCGCAGCCCCGCGATCGCGCCGGCCAGGAACGCGTCGAACGTCGCGTCGTCGTCGGCGAAGACGTTGGCGCCGGTCGCCTCGTCGGCCAGCGACAGGTGCAGGTGGCACGAGTTGCCCTCGCGCGCGTCGTACTTGGCCATGAACGTGATCGCCTGCCCGTGCTGGGCCGCGATCTCCTTCGCGCCGTTCTTGAAGACGACGTGGCGGTCGCACGTCGTCAGCGCGTCGGTGTAGTGGAAGTTGATCTCGTGCTGGCCGAAGTTGCACTCGCCCTTGGAGTCCTCGACCCGCAGCCCCGCGCCGGCCATCGCGTTGCGGATCGCGCGCAGCAGCGGCTCGACGCGCGTCGTCCCGAGGATCGAGTAGTCCACGTTGTAGCGGTTGGCCGGGGTCAGGTCGACGTAGCCCTTGTCCCACGCCTGCTCGTAGGAGTCCTCGAACAGGATGAACTCCAGCTCGCTGCCGGCGTTGGCCATCCAGCCGCGCTCGGCGAGCCGGTCGAGCTGCCGGCGCAGCACCTGGCGCGGCGACGCGACGACGTCGCTGCCGTCCTGCCAGCGGAGGTCGACCAGGCAGAGCGCGGTGCCCTCCAGCCACGGGACCGGCATCAGCGTCTCGAGGTCCGGGGCCATCACGAAGTCGCCGTATCCGCGCGACCACGACGACATCGCGTAGCCGTCGACGGTGTTCATCTCCACGTCGACCGCGAGCAGGTAGTTGCAGGCCTCGGCGCCGTGGGCGACGACCTCGTCGACGAAGAACCGCGCGTGCATGCGCTTGCCCTGGAGTCGACCCTGCATGTCGGTCAGGCACAGCAGGACCGTGTCGATCCGGCCGGCTTGCACCTCGGCGCGCAGCTCGTCAAGCGTCATGGCGGCCGAAGGTATATGCAACGCACCATTGACCGCAAACCCTCAGCCGGTCTAGGGTCGCCGCCACGGGAGATCTGTTGGCCCCGCCACGCGCCGTCATCGAGGCAGTGCAGGACCAGCTCGGCGCCTTGGCCGGCGAGCCGACGGTGCTCGGTGGCGGGATCACCAACCACAACTTCCGGGCGCGGTTCGGGGACGCGGAGGTCGTGCTGCGGATCGCGGGCCGCGACACCGAGCTGCTCGGCATCGACCGCGCCGCCGAGCATGTCGCGACGACCGCCGCCGCCCGGCTCGGGATCGCCCCCGCGGTCCTGGCCTTCGTGCCCGAGCACTCCTGCCTGGTGACCGCGTTCGTCGACGCGGTCCCGATCGCCGATCGGGCGCTGCGCGAGCCGCCGGCGCTGCCGGAGGTCGCCCGGGCGCTGCGCGCGTTCCACGAGCACGCGCCCGCGCTGCCGGTGCGCTTCGACGTCCCGGCGATCGCCCGCAGCTACCTGGCGCTGGCCCGGGAGCGCGGCGACGGGGACCGCGCCGTGCCGCCCGCCGCGTGGGACGCCGCGCGCCTGGCCGCGCGGATCGCGGCGGCGGTGGCCGGCCACCCCGAGCACGCGCTCGTCCCGTGCCACGACGACCTGCTCTGCGCCAACGTCCTGACCGACGGGCGCCGCGTCTGGCTGGTCGACTGGGAGTACGCGGGCATGGGCGACCGCTACTTCGACCTCGGGAACCTGTCCATCAACAACGGCTTCACCGAGGCGGACGACCGCGCGCTCCTGGAGGCCTACTGGGACGCGCCGTGCACGCCGCGCCGGTTCGCCGCGCTGCGGTTGATGCGCTCGATGTCCGACGTGCGCGAGGGCCTGTGGGGCGTCGTGCAGGGCGTGATCAGCGACCTGGACTTCGACTTCTCCGCCTACGCCGACACGCACCTGCGCCGGCTGACGGAGACGACCGCCGATCCCCGATTCGAAGGCTGGCTGCACGATGCCGCGACCCCGTGAGCTCCCCGACCGCGCCCGCGTCGTCGTCATCGGCGGCGGGGTGGGCGGCACGTCGATCGCCTACCACCTGGCGCAGCTGGGAGAGAAGGACGTGGTCCTGGTCGACCGCGACGAGCTGACCTCCGGCTCGACCTTCCACTCGGCCGGCCTGGTCGGCCAGCTGCGCTCCAGCGTCTCGCTCACGACCATGATGATGTACTCGGTCGAGCTGTACCGGTCGCTGGACTGCGGCTGGGTCGAGTGCGGCGGCATCCGGCTGGCCTGCACGCCCGAGCGCGAGGAGGAGGTCCACCGCCAGGTCGCGTGGGCGCGGACCTTCGGGCTGCCGCTGGAGACGATCAGCGCCGAGGAGGCCGTGGCGCGCTTCCCGCTGATGGTGCCCGACGGCGTGCGCGTCGCGTCGCTGCTGCCGACCGACGGCTACCTGGACCCGTCGCAGTTGACCTACGCCTTGGCCGAGGGCGCGCGCGAGGGCGGCGTGCGGATCTTCACGCACACGCGCGTGACGGCGATCGAGAAGTCGCCGGACGGGCGGCGCGTGGTGGCGGTCGACACCGAGTGGGGCCGCATCGCGTGCGAGCGCGTGGTCATCGCCGGCGGGATGTACGCGGCCGAGCTCGGGCGCCTGGCCGGCGTCCGCGTCCCGATCGTCCCGATGGCCCACGAGTACCTCGTCACCCAGCCGTTCCGGGACCGCACGGCGGGCGGGCGGGGGCGGACTCACCTCCCGACGCTGCGCGACCCCGACAACCTCATCTACTTCCGCGAGGAGGGCGAGGGCCTGGTGATGGGCGGCTACGAGCGCGACAGCGCGCCGTGGTCGCTGGACGAGCGCCTCGTCGACCGCATCCCGCCCGACTTCAACGGGCGCCTGCTCGAGGAGGACTGGCCGCGCTTCGAGGAGATCGCCCTCGCGTCGAAGGCGCGCGTGCCGGCGATGGAGGACGTCAAGGTCACCAAGCTGATCAACGGGCCCGAGGCGTTCACCCCCGACAACGAGTTCTGCCTGGGGGAGACCGAGGTCGACGGCCTGTTCGTCGCCGCCGGCTTCTGCGCGCACGGCCTCGCCGGCGCCGGCGGGATCGGCAAGGTCATGGCCGAGTGGATCGTCGCCGGCGAGCCGCAGCTCGACCTCTGGCGGATGGACATCCGACGCTTCGGCGCGCAGTACCGCTCACCGTCCTACACCCTGAAGCGCACCAAGGAGGTCTACGAGACCTACTACGACATCCACTACCCCAACGAGGAGCGCCAGGCCGGCCGCCCGCTCAAGGTGTCGTCGAACTACGCGTGGCACCAGGAGCACGGGGCGGCGTTCGGCGAGAAGTCCGGGTGGGAGCGGGTCAACTGGTACGCCGCCAATGAGGCCGACGGCGATCCCGGCCTGCGGCCCCGCGGCTGGGCCGGCATGCACTGGTCGCCGGCGATCGGCGCCGAGCACCGCGCCTGCCGCGAGCGCGCCGTGCTGTTCGACGAGTCGTCGTTCGCCAAGCTCGAGGTCGCCGGGCCGGGCGCCGCGGACTTCCTGGAGCGTATGTGCGACAACAGGGTCGCGCGCGACGTGGGGCGCATCACCTACACCCAGATGCTCAACGCGCGCGGCGGGATCGAGTGCGACTTCACGGTCACGCGCGTG contains:
- a CDS encoding zinc-binding dehydrogenase gives rise to the protein MHAVRLHAFGPAENLRYEEVAAPEPGPGQVRIAVQAAGVHLIDTRLRAGEQMGPLPLPTLPAIPGREVAGAVDAVADDVDPSWLGRRVVAHLGAASGGYAERAVVAASALHALPDHVDAPVAVATIGTGRTALGILEVAQLTDADTVLVPAAAGGIGALLVQAARRAGAAVVALAGGPDKVARARALGATWAFDYTTPDWSDTVRAALDGNGVTVVLDGVGGATGRAALDLMASGGRMIVFGWSSGEPTPLTTAEIAGRGLTIEGALGARMMNGPGGLRRLETLALGAVAAGELAPLVGPPFALADAAAAHAALETRGTVGKVVLVP
- a CDS encoding DUF2237 family protein, with protein sequence MTERNVVGGPLEPCGVEPLTGFYRDGCCNTGQEDLGSHTICAVVTSEFLAHQQGIGNDLSTPMPQYRFPGLTPGDRWCVTAVNWLRAYQDGAPSYVVLASSHERALEVVPIEALREHAVDVPTDPGALAD
- a CDS encoding nuclear transport factor 2 family protein — encoded protein: MSANADLVARFYAAFDARDGAAMAACYTPDAVFSDPVFGELRGDEPGRMWIMLTGRAQDLEITLAEHDADDATGTARWLADYTFATTGRKVHNDVRARFAFRDGLIAEHHDAFSFHGWARQALGPTGLVLGWTPMVKNKVRGQARAGLSAAPR
- a CDS encoding class I SAM-dependent methyltransferase, translating into MLDVACGFGRHAVPLAAAGFRVTGVDRSAALLEEARRRAGADAAWPRLVDADYRELPFADASFDAALNLYTSLGYLGDEEDTNVLREIARVLRPGGKLVIETMHRDLLVRTFTDTGWELLGEGRLLLEQRTFDPTGGVTQTTQTLIDKAGDRDSRTFEARIYTATELVHMLQAAGFTKTTTYGDLHGAPFATATRLVIVARR
- a CDS encoding MarR family winged helix-turn-helix transcriptional regulator, with the protein product MSSDDRQDLGALFTTISRQLIAAEKPLLDRHGLTMWGYIALTHVAAAPASTQLALARDIGYDKTRLIALLDALEAEGLVERSPDPADRRAHVVRITAKGTRKHAAAVADIRAMEEGFLAVLSATERRAVLAALPKLLDAPAPAAPAGA
- a CDS encoding low temperature requirement protein A, whose amino-acid sequence is MPTPIATVAGPLRHLRPRDGSEQTITSVELFFDLVYVFAVTQLSHLILDDLTVGGVARAAFLLLVVWWAWIYTTWMVNWFDPASAAVRAVLVGVMLASLLMAAALPEALTERGWLFVGAYVVLQVGRNVAGAALLPRGQPLRGVFERLVVWSVVAGALWLAGAALEGDARLILWIPALAIELAAPAAGYWVPRLGRSLTSDYDVAGGHFAERCQGFIIIALGESIVVTGATAADAGLTFTVVVCLVVAFLETAALWWLYFGAAAAHSRAAMAASDDPGRLARDAYTYLHLPIVAGIIGAAVGDDLLIAEPHEALHGVGLAMVLGGPALYLLGESLFRLRMIGSTNHKRLVAAAVLVALALIGGHISALALSAIVAALLSAVAVWELRTPAGPPPAPRPRVP
- a CDS encoding FadR/GntR family transcriptional regulator; this encodes MSIPTSDLPSFETVFAPVRSQTAFEETLERLGTAIKLGLLAPGARLPAERELCTRLEISRSTLRQALTALAQSGHLHAVRGRGGGTFVAERPPPADPPSRLVLESWHDACDVRLGVELGIAALASDRATEEELAPLDELVVAMDDMAEDFPAYRQADVRFHIGLAEATRSVRLVALATEAQGQMTDLISYIAHPPEILEHANAQHAQLLTRIRARDADGAVRIMAEHLRGTELVLAGLLPGAKD
- a CDS encoding glutamine synthetase family protein; protein product: MTLDELRAEVQAGRIDTVLLCLTDMQGRLQGKRMHARFFVDEVVAHGAEACNYLLAVDVEMNTVDGYAMSSWSRGYGDFVMAPDLETLMPVPWLEGTALCLVDLRWQDGSDVVASPRQVLRRQLDRLAERGWMANAGSELEFILFEDSYEQAWDKGYVDLTPANRYNVDYSILGTTRVEPLLRAIRNAMAGAGLRVEDSKGECNFGQHEINFHYTDALTTCDRHVVFKNGAKEIAAQHGQAITFMAKYDAREGNSCHLHLSLADEATGANVFADDDATFDAFLAGAIAGLRELTLLLAPNINSYKRFAAGSFAPTAVAWGNDNRTCAFRVVGHGPGRRFECRLPGGDVNPYLALAGLIAAGLDGIENGRALPPACEGNAYTAQDVEHVPTTLREARALFADSALARAALGEEVVAHYLNMADVELAAYDASVTDWERVRGFERL
- a CDS encoding phosphotransferase; this translates as MAPPRAVIEAVQDQLGALAGEPTVLGGGITNHNFRARFGDAEVVLRIAGRDTELLGIDRAAEHVATTAAARLGIAPAVLAFVPEHSCLVTAFVDAVPIADRALREPPALPEVARALRAFHEHAPALPVRFDVPAIARSYLALARERGDGDRAVPPAAWDAARLAARIAAAVAGHPEHALVPCHDDLLCANVLTDGRRVWLVDWEYAGMGDRYFDLGNLSINNGFTEADDRALLEAYWDAPCTPRRFAALRLMRSMSDVREGLWGVVQGVISDLDFDFSAYADTHLRRLTETTADPRFEGWLHDAATP
- a CDS encoding GcvT family protein is translated as MPRPRELPDRARVVVIGGGVGGTSIAYHLAQLGEKDVVLVDRDELTSGSTFHSAGLVGQLRSSVSLTTMMMYSVELYRSLDCGWVECGGIRLACTPEREEEVHRQVAWARTFGLPLETISAEEAVARFPLMVPDGVRVASLLPTDGYLDPSQLTYALAEGAREGGVRIFTHTRVTAIEKSPDGRRVVAVDTEWGRIACERVVIAGGMYAAELGRLAGVRVPIVPMAHEYLVTQPFRDRTAGGRGRTHLPTLRDPDNLIYFREEGEGLVMGGYERDSAPWSLDERLVDRIPPDFNGRLLEEDWPRFEEIALASKARVPAMEDVKVTKLINGPEAFTPDNEFCLGETEVDGLFVAAGFCAHGLAGAGGIGKVMAEWIVAGEPQLDLWRMDIRRFGAQYRSPSYTLKRTKEVYETYYDIHYPNEERQAGRPLKVSSNYAWHQEHGAAFGEKSGWERVNWYAANEADGDPGLRPRGWAGMHWSPAIGAEHRACRERAVLFDESSFAKLEVAGPGAADFLERMCDNRVARDVGRITYTQMLNARGGIECDFTVTRVADDLFQIVTGTAFGQHDASWIRRHAPRDGSVTVTDTTSRWACFALWGPRAHDVLAPLTPDPLDFPYMSMREIVVGDVPVRALRVTFVGEYGWELYCPAEYGAALWRALWASGEPHGLAAGGYRAIDALRLEKGYRVWGADITPDETPHEAGLSFCVRDDKDFLGAGALSERGGVGGPASRLVCLVLDDPRSVALGNEPVAVDGAVVGRVTSGGFGYTVGASIAYAYVPTAHAAPGTEVAVDVFGTWIGGRVAAEPLYDAASERVKGVQTGVGTMPTIG